The DNA window TCCCCATTCAAGCGATTGACCCTCGCTGCTTTAACCAATTCCATCGACTCGTCTTTCTCACATCACTCCTTTAGTGGAAGAAATGACACCGTCGGTCCTCGGAACTTCTTCTTTACTTCTGCTCTTTTCAAGTCGGCCTTGTTTAAAGCGGAGGCCCGGGGAATTCATACTGGACATGGGTTCAGGAATCCTCTGAATTTTAGGGCCGGAAATGTCCTGTCTCAGGCGGAATTTGCTGTTGCTGATCTTTCTTATGAGGACGGAGGTTCTGCCCGTGGACAAGGTAAAAACGAGGATGATGGACTTGAGATTTCGAAGCTTGGGATATCTGGGGAGATTGTTTCTGCTTTGGCTAAGAAGGGTATCACCAAACTCTTCCCTATTCAGGTATATATCTATGCACTTTTGCTACTAAACTCTTCCCCCCCTCATGTTGGGtaatctaattttattattgttgatGTTTATAGAAAGCAGTGTTAGAACCGGCTATGCAAGGTAGGGATATGATAGGTCGTGCTAGAACTGGAACAGGAAAGACCCTAGCTTTTGGAATACCCATCATTGACAAAATCATTCGACACAATGCTAAGCATGGGTATGCGAGCTACCTTATATGTTTCCAATATATTCTCATAATCAGGCAATTCTGTGTATAATTGCAATAGGACATctgtgttgatgattattcagtAGCATACTTATATATATTCCTGATTCTATGTATAACCTGTATATACAGTCGCAAAAGGGATCCATTGGCGTTGATTTTGGCACCTACTAGAGAGCTTGCACGTCAAGTAGAAAAGGAATTCTACGAGTCTTCGAGTTTGGACTCCCTTTGTGTTTACGGAGGAGTGCCCATTTCACACCAAATGAGTCAGCTTGATCATGGTGTTGATGTTATTGTTGGTACACCGGGACGAGTCATTGATTTGATAAAGAGGGGAGCTTTGAATTTATCTAGAATTCAGTTTCTTGTTCTCGATGAGGCTGATCAGATGCTTAATGTGGGATTTGCTGAAGATGTGGAGACAATCTTGAGTAATTTGCCACAGAATCGTCAGAGCATGTTGTTCTCAGCAACAATGCCTTCTTGGATAAAGAAACTTGCTCAGAAGTATCTAAAGAATCCTCTCACAGTCGATCTGGTGAGTGTGATGGCTTTTTCACGTGTTTATGATATAAAATTGAGATACTAAAAAAGTGTATTACAGGTTGGAGAATCTGATCAGAAGTTGGCAGATGgaatttctcttttttcaatTGCAGCGGAGGTTTATGAAAGGTCATCCATGCTTGGAAAACTGATAACGGTAAGATTTGGAGTATGTTACTGgcttaattttatattcttcaattatttcatatatactCTCGATTTATTAGGAACACGCAAAGGGAGGTAAATGCATAGTCTTCACTCAGACAAAACGTGATGCTGATCGATTGTCAAATTCAATGCAAAGAGGTTTCAAATGTGAAGCCTTACATGGGGATATTTCTCAAAATCAAAGGGAAAGAACTCTTGCAGGCTTCCGAGATGGTCGTTTTAACATTTTGGTGGCCACCGATGTTGCTGCTCGCGGACTTGATGTGCCAAACGTTGATctggtaaatttaatttatcattatggTATTACAATGCTAGAGTTGcgtctttttataaaattccaATTATTCAGTTATTTGAAAGGGTTTTTATTTTGTGTACATTAGTTCAGGCATGGGTTTCCATAAGATTACTAGTACTTAACGCTATATCTTCATATATTTGAGCCTGTTTGGAAGCTGATATTTTGTCACAATGTTGGGAAAATTGTCAAAGTGTTTATTGTTTACTTTTCGGATCATCATAATGCTGTGATTTTTAGCTTCATCccgtataaaaaaatattttttggatcattaataaattatagtgtaaattttactttatttggtTGGCATAAAGATTATTTTCTGGAATATATAGTGTTACTTTCGACAAACATAGCAAATGAAGATTTTTCTGGATCATGATCCAATCATACAATCTGATAACAAAAAGGTCATTATTGGGTCTTTTTGTTTGTTATCTTTATCTTTGGCAGTCGTATATGCACTCTCTTGCATGCTTTAAGCTTCTTTTTTGTGGTGAATTGACCAGATTATCCATTATGAACTTCCAACAACTTCAGAAGTTTTTGTCCATCGATCGGGCAGGACAGGACGTGCTGGGAAGACAGGAAGTGCAATCCTCATTCACTCTCCGAACCAACAAAGGGATGTCAAGACGATTGAGAGGGACGTAGGATGCAAATTTAAGGAGGTAATGTTTTTCCTTAAAAAACTTCATTTTCTCTCTACTTCTTAACAACTTTGAGTTCTGATCAATTTCCCCATTCATTGTTGAGATTAAGAATATTGACAATCAGAATTTCAACCAAAAgcttgtttttttcttttgattctaattgtgttttttttgcTTATGACATTAGCTTCCCAGGATTGCCGTTGAAGGTGGATCTGATGATATGTATGACGATGGACCAAGCCGACGAAGTAGTTTTGGACGATATGGTGATTCAGGGTCTGGGCGTAGCAGTAGTGGTGGTCGGTTTGGAGGTGGTTCTTCTAGGTCTGGGCAGTTTGGTGGTGGTCAATCATCTTTCGGTTCAAGATTTGGTGAATCAAAGTCATCATCACGTTCTAGCAGTTTTGGTGATTTTGGTTCTGGGCGTTCAACATCAGGTAGTGGCCGGTCTAGTGGATTTGGAGATTTCCAATCATCAAATAGCAGCAGTGGTGGCTCTAGGTCTAGCCGATTTGGGGATTTTGGGGACGATTTGTTTGGAGGTGGTGGTGATAAGAGAAGTGGAAGAAAATCATTCTAAACAATATTTGGAAGGGTGAGAACCAAACTATAGTCTACTGTGTATGTGATCACgatcaaataataaatcttGTTTTTGCAGTTTGGAAGAGGAACAAAGTGATTGGCTTTGAATTTGGAGATTGTGTTCTACTAAAGGAAGGGttcattttgatgtttttgcTGTGTTAGTTGTAAGGCGGTGAAATGATAGTCATATCGAACAATTAGTTTTAGTGTAAGCATATAATAATCCTTTGGATGGATGATATGTGTAATAATTCGCATTTACCTATTATATCAAACAACTCAATATGTAATATCAATCTAATAGGCTGTGTTCATATAGGTGTTTGGTCGAAAATAGTCGGTACAAGGTGGTGTGCCTAGATTGTGacttttcaaaaaagaaataacacaACAAAAAGAAGATTTATTTTCCGTTTATCTTTTTCTATTAACattgtatgtataaatatgacatatagGACCCATTTTATCATTTGATAGAACGTTGTCTATAGTAATGaagtaataatttaacttttgtTAGCTCATTGATGGATGCTTTTACAGTTTTACCGGGTCTTCCAAACTTATTAGTTGCAGATGTGCAGGGGTTGAtttcaaaatagtttgataGTGTTACACATTACCTACAACATGCAAACATTAAAGGGCAAGtatacatatttgttttatatttaattaagttgtGCGCTAACTATATATAAACTTTACTTTATGAAGAAATATAGCCTTAAATATAAATGAGTAAGATTCTCACTATATAGctttaacaaaaagaaaaaggagaaAATAGACCAAATACTTTATTCAACTTgcacaaaaggttaaactagtcacttaaatattattgattgactTAAACAAATTGTTGAAAAATAGATACAAATATAAGACTAAACAAGATAAAGCATTATAATAACACAAAATCGCGAATAAATGTAACTTTCCACTATGTTGACAAAAGAAGATTTCAAGAAAGAAAGAGggaataatgataaaatagaactaaaaccctatatttataattcaaataagtgGATATGGGCTCAAATATCAAGCAATTACGATTTCTTTTATTACATCGCGAACATAAGTCTAAACTCCGGTCAAAATTTATTTGAGTCACTATAATTTAATAATCTTCATCTTGATATGAATTTAGTATGtccaaataaaaattgattttcaaaatatagacAACAACACAAAAGTCTCCACCTCTTCCAAAAGCCTCAATGAGTTTACTTAACAACCAAGATCAACTAACTTCGAGCAATGCTCAAACTTAGCAATGAGTAGTATATTCATCATTATATCAACGTGATTTTCAACATTACTAATTTTGTTCATATCAATATCACTATTGTAAGGGTACCCCCGGTCTATGTCCCGTTCCATAGCTTAACACGTGCCAATATGGAAGGACTACTGCAAAGAAACACGAGATTCGATgtgtttcaaccttggtttgcgtgccagacatcttttaaaatgaaaattttattttttaaaagattttgaaaatacctggagcggtaaaaaattaattatgtaaaaataatttatcctatgatcaaattttaataatctaggaggctaaataacaatttaacatgtacccgatttaaattagttaaacatattcaatttaaaggttatttatttgaaaatcagagtcgccgatagattttatgaaaatcaataaaataatacgtgtacaaacgtatttatactagagtttctgaaAAAGGTGGTTCATTGTCTGTTTACGCTCGGAAAAGgactttcgcgctatgtcctttatgcccgcctaaggacggttttcaaaatcttctaaaataaaaaaaagtttggcttctataaaactaattaattataacattctttATCTGTAATTAGTAGTATAGGGGTCCTAAATGAtgataagttttaaataattgtacaaaattatttaaaagaggtgtgtacctgttgcgtcgatgtttaaatttaataaaacctGAAAATACTAGAAAAATGTATTAGAGAGTATATCAAATCAGGCTTTAGCAAGAACATTTGCTTTGGGAAACATCCCataaattttttagaattattttctgacCTCGAAAATaccatttttagaaaatggggtTTGGTTCCAAAAATAGTTTTGCATTTTTGAAAGTTGGAACCAAACTGGCCTAAGGATTCAAGTTCTAGGCTTGAGTCCAATTTTATCAATTTGGGCTCATTATAGTTTGGGAGGTTCGGTCCTGAGTGATTGAAGGTTCGAACTTAGGTCTAAGGCTAAGGTTAGGTGTACTGGTCCTAGGCTAAGTGGGAGCTCGGTCCTAGGCGAGGGCTAGGGTGTGGTTTTGTTGGTCCTAGGCTTGAGTAGGTCTAGGTTTAATCATTGGTCCTATGCTAAGCTAGGGTTTGGTTGCATCGTTCCTAGGCTTAAGTGGGGCTAGGTCCtaatcatcggtcctaggctaggcAAGGGTTCGGATGCGTCGGTCCTGAGTTATGAGTCAAGGTTAGGTTTCACCGGTCCTAGGTTAAGTGTCTAGGTTAGTTTCACCGATTCTAGGTCAATTCTGCCAGTCCTAACTCCACGGTCTTGGGTGAATTCTACCGGTCCCAACTCCACGGTCTTGGGTGAATTCCGTCGGTCATAGCTCCACGGTCCTGGGTGAATTCCGTTGGTCCTAGCTCCACGGTCTTGGGTGAATTTTTTCGGTCCTAGtttcctcggtcctaggctaaaatcTTAGAATCGAGTGTCCTTATTTTGGTCCAAATTTCAGAAGCTTATAACTTATGATTGGGATGATGAAATCACAATCTGTAAGCTACAgtaggttcatatgatcatgaaaacaaaagccctaacataaatcacgattttgaaaTCCCTACAATGATAAATTTCAAATAgtcatttctaggtcaaattttagaatcttttaaattagaccATTTCAATGTCTGATTTTttttccattagctttgaaatgataaataaagttaatctaaaccaaaacaagaacattataACATCATTCAAgcagtttttgaagattgaatcaaaatccaatttttttaaaacaagatttgatcaaacatgatcaaattgATGAAATAGTCACTTGGGATTCATCccaacatgttaacaaacatatattacaactaattgaatcaacaaattcaaattagaagtaagaacacaaaattttaaaaatcctaTGTTtgaactttattttcaaaatttcaatttgatcaatcatgatgaaaacatgattacagttaTTTGGAAATCATCTAAACATGTATAGCAACTATATGGATCAAAAAAGTCCAAATT is part of the Impatiens glandulifera chromosome 1, dImpGla2.1, whole genome shotgun sequence genome and encodes:
- the LOC124920697 gene encoding DEAD-box ATP-dependent RNA helicase 53, mitochondrial-like, producing the protein MTSRNLLLLRRTSSPFKRLTLAALTNSIDSSFSHHSFSGRNDTVGPRNFFFTSALFKSALFKAEARGIHTGHGFRNPLNFRAGNVLSQAEFAVADLSYEDGGSARGQGKNEDDGLEISKLGISGEIVSALAKKGITKLFPIQKAVLEPAMQGRDMIGRARTGTGKTLAFGIPIIDKIIRHNAKHGRKRDPLALILAPTRELARQVEKEFYESSSLDSLCVYGGVPISHQMSQLDHGVDVIVGTPGRVIDLIKRGALNLSRIQFLVLDEADQMLNVGFAEDVETILSNLPQNRQSMLFSATMPSWIKKLAQKYLKNPLTVDLVGESDQKLADGISLFSIAAEVYERSSMLGKLITEHAKGGKCIVFTQTKRDADRLSNSMQRGFKCEALHGDISQNQRERTLAGFRDGRFNILVATDVAARGLDVPNVDLIIHYELPTTSEVFVHRSGRTGRAGKTGSAILIHSPNQQRDVKTIERDVGCKFKELPRIAVEGGSDDMYDDGPSRRSSFGRYGDSGSGRSSSGGRFGGGSSRSGQFGGGQSSFGSRFGESKSSSRSSSFGDFGSGRSTSGSGRSSGFGDFQSSNSSSGGSRSSRFGDFGDDLFGGGGDKRSGRKSF